The proteins below come from a single Agrococcus beijingensis genomic window:
- a CDS encoding SpaH/EbpB family LPXTG-anchored major pilin, whose amino-acid sequence MASTKKGLTARVAAGFGAVALASLVAVGGALPASAAPNIDPAAPAALTIHKFEQPVTAGQVGTGLELADADLTGLVAVEGVEFTVTQLTNLSVLDNDTWARLGAGLDGIQVVDDLDDYTLGTPRVASTNDDGEIKLTGLPLGVYLVQESGVPAPTVGGPNVVIQTAPFLVTLPQVNQTTGDWFYDVHVYPKNTTALAAKEVSTPDHQVLGTTVDWTITSNAPVPSQGTQLATYVVQDDLATELDYVEGSVEVSVAGELLRLADDYEVSAPAAAGGSLVVTFTGGRADLLANPGAAVVITFDTVVAGIGTGTIPNTAAVVINGTRVPSTTATDYWGAVELFKHDSNDRGLEGAIFELRDASGAPVLDSTGDVVQYESDENGVIAISGLRTASPAGLGYQLVEITAPSGYVLPSDPADRVHSFTVVAGTPAGVEVSVENQQVPAYALPITGGSGQAAFMIGGAGLILGALGFALLRRRKAQAGA is encoded by the coding sequence ATGGCATCCACCAAGAAGGGCCTGACCGCGCGCGTCGCAGCAGGCTTCGGAGCGGTCGCACTCGCGTCGCTCGTCGCCGTCGGCGGCGCGCTGCCCGCCTCCGCAGCACCCAACATCGACCCCGCGGCGCCCGCCGCGCTCACGATCCACAAGTTCGAGCAGCCGGTCACAGCAGGCCAGGTCGGCACGGGCCTCGAACTCGCCGACGCAGACCTGACGGGCCTCGTGGCCGTGGAGGGCGTGGAGTTCACGGTCACGCAGCTCACAAACCTCAGCGTGCTCGACAACGACACCTGGGCGCGGCTCGGAGCCGGCCTCGACGGCATCCAGGTCGTCGACGATCTGGACGACTACACGCTCGGCACGCCCCGCGTCGCATCGACGAACGACGACGGCGAGATCAAGCTCACGGGCCTGCCGCTCGGCGTCTACCTGGTGCAGGAGTCGGGCGTGCCCGCCCCCACGGTCGGTGGCCCGAACGTCGTCATCCAGACGGCCCCCTTCCTCGTCACGCTGCCGCAGGTGAACCAGACCACCGGTGACTGGTTCTACGACGTGCACGTCTACCCGAAGAACACCACGGCGCTCGCCGCCAAGGAGGTCTCGACGCCCGACCACCAGGTGCTCGGCACCACGGTCGACTGGACGATCACCTCCAACGCGCCGGTTCCGTCGCAGGGCACCCAGTTGGCGACCTATGTCGTGCAGGACGACCTGGCGACAGAGCTCGACTACGTCGAGGGCTCGGTCGAGGTGAGCGTCGCAGGCGAGCTGCTCAGGCTGGCGGATGACTACGAGGTATCAGCCCCTGCAGCCGCAGGCGGCTCTCTCGTCGTCACCTTCACGGGCGGCCGCGCCGACCTGCTGGCCAACCCCGGAGCCGCGGTGGTCATCACCTTCGACACGGTCGTGGCCGGCATCGGCACCGGCACGATCCCCAACACGGCTGCTGTCGTGATCAACGGCACGCGCGTGCCGAGCACCACGGCCACCGACTACTGGGGCGCCGTCGAGCTCTTCAAGCACGACAGCAACGACCGCGGCCTCGAGGGAGCCATCTTCGAGCTGCGAGACGCATCCGGTGCGCCCGTGCTCGACAGCACGGGTGACGTCGTGCAGTACGAGAGCGACGAGAACGGCGTGATCGCGATCAGCGGCCTGCGCACGGCGAGCCCCGCCGGCCTCGGCTACCAGCTGGTCGAGATCACCGCCCCGTCGGGCTACGTGCTGCCGTCCGATCCCGCGGATCGGGTTCACTCCTTCACCGTCGTCGCGGGCACGCCCGCCGGCGTCGAGGTCAGCGTCGAGAACCAGCAGGTTCCCGCCTACGCCCTCCCCATCACCGGTGGCAGCGGCCAGGCCGCGTTCATGATCGGCGGCGCCGGTCTCATCCTCGGTGCGCTGGGCTTCGCCCTGCTGCGCCGGCGGAAGGCTCAGGCTGGGGCCTGA
- a CDS encoding TrmH family RNA methyltransferase: MHDDEPQLEVGVGPWPGPHPADDRYDPELLEQGDRRNVVDRYRYWRVEAIVADLDTRRHGFHVAIENWQHDLNIGSIVRTANAFNAAAVHIIGKRRWNRRGAMVTDRYLHVVHHDTTDAFAQWARHEGLVVVAVDNTEGSVPVEQAPLPERCVLLFGQEGPGLTDEAIAAADAHVAIRQFGSTRSINAAAAAAIVMHEWVREWTPR; the protein is encoded by the coding sequence GTGCACGACGACGAACCCCAGCTCGAGGTCGGCGTCGGCCCGTGGCCCGGCCCGCACCCCGCCGACGACCGCTACGACCCCGAGCTGCTCGAGCAGGGCGACCGCCGCAACGTCGTCGACCGCTACCGCTACTGGCGCGTCGAGGCGATCGTCGCCGACCTCGACACCCGCCGCCACGGCTTCCACGTGGCGATCGAGAACTGGCAGCACGACCTCAACATCGGCTCCATCGTGCGCACCGCCAACGCGTTCAACGCCGCCGCCGTGCACATCATCGGCAAGCGCCGCTGGAACCGCCGCGGCGCCATGGTCACCGACCGCTACCTGCACGTCGTGCACCACGACACGACGGATGCGTTCGCCCAGTGGGCGAGGCACGAGGGCCTGGTCGTCGTGGCCGTCGACAACACCGAGGGCAGCGTGCCCGTCGAGCAGGCGCCGCTGCCGGAGCGCTGCGTGCTGCTGTTCGGCCAGGAGGGCCCGGGCCTCACCGACGAGGCGATCGCCGCCGCCGACGCGCACGTGGCGATCCGCCAGTTCGGCTCGACCCGCTCGATCAACGCGGCAGCGGCGGCCGCCATCGTGATGCACGAGTGGGTCAGGGAGTGGACGCCGCGCTGA
- a CDS encoding class C sortase, with translation MSVIEGREAPAAPVGPRRRRLRATRTSLVVAIMAMVGVVILLYPTIAGWFSQLEQSARVDDYTEVMTELGDDGRAAELAAARAYNQTLTGGALIDPYGGTPLSDQRAIVAAYEEQLDLGPGDVMARIRIPGIQVDLPVYHGTDEETLRRGIGHLLGSALPVGGAGTHAVLTGHRGLPESVLFSDLDQVRMGDRFEVDVYGEVLTYEVRDVQVIEPGDTDLLMPEAGRDLVSLVTCTPLGVNSHRIIVTGERVPTPAPDSPEAIVMPDVPGLPWWAVWLSLGWATAVGYRSMTARPAPAARAAPAPAAAPVASGVIIL, from the coding sequence GTGAGCGTCATCGAAGGGCGTGAGGCACCGGCCGCACCGGTCGGCCCGCGCCGTCGGCGGCTGCGCGCGACGCGCACGTCGCTCGTCGTCGCCATCATGGCGATGGTGGGCGTCGTGATCCTGCTCTACCCGACGATCGCCGGCTGGTTCTCGCAGCTGGAGCAGTCGGCCCGCGTCGACGACTACACCGAGGTGATGACCGAGCTCGGTGACGACGGCCGCGCCGCCGAGCTCGCGGCGGCGCGCGCCTACAACCAGACCCTCACCGGCGGCGCGCTCATCGATCCCTACGGCGGCACGCCGCTCAGCGACCAGCGCGCGATCGTCGCCGCCTACGAGGAGCAGCTCGATCTCGGTCCCGGCGACGTGATGGCACGCATCCGCATCCCCGGCATCCAGGTCGACCTGCCCGTCTATCACGGCACCGACGAGGAGACCCTGCGCCGCGGCATCGGCCACCTGCTCGGCTCGGCGCTGCCGGTCGGCGGCGCGGGCACGCACGCGGTGCTCACCGGCCACCGCGGACTGCCCGAGTCGGTGCTCTTCAGCGACCTCGACCAGGTGCGGATGGGCGACCGGTTCGAGGTCGACGTGTACGGCGAGGTGCTCACCTACGAGGTGCGGGACGTGCAGGTCATCGAGCCGGGCGACACCGACCTGCTGATGCCCGAGGCCGGGCGCGATCTCGTCAGCCTCGTCACGTGCACGCCGCTCGGCGTCAACAGCCACCGCATCATCGTCACCGGCGAGCGGGTGCCGACGCCCGCGCCCGACAGCCCCGAAGCGATCGTCATGCCCGACGTGCCGGGGCTTCCGTGGTGGGCGGTGTGGCTGAGCCTCGGCTGGGCGACCGCGGTCGGCTATCGCTCGATGACCGCCCGGCCCGCGCCTGCGGCACGAGCGGCTCCTGCGCCCGCCGCCGCGCCGGTCGCGTCCGGTGTGATCATCCTCTGA
- a CDS encoding DNA-formamidopyrimidine glycosylase family protein: MPEGDTIHRAALRLGAAMAGRELVRSDFRVPKLATADLAGERIDEVRSIGKHLLMRGERWTIHSHAGMDGLWHVLAPGGRAPVASHTIRVVLETAANTIVGSSLPVLELLPRTGDLETLAYLGPDLLDPAWDDAMAAEAARRLRATAAPVGVALLDQHAVAGLGNVYRGELCFLRGVHPSTPITQVEVEPLVALARRLMLANRDRVERTFTGDTRNGRRTWVYGRGGRPCLRCGTRIRDAMLGMEDGMLRQVQWCPRCQPEVSAASTP; the protein is encoded by the coding sequence ATGCCCGAGGGCGACACCATCCACCGCGCGGCCCTGCGGCTCGGCGCGGCGATGGCGGGGCGCGAGCTCGTGCGCAGCGACTTCCGGGTGCCGAAGCTGGCGACGGCCGACCTGGCCGGCGAGCGCATCGACGAGGTGCGCAGCATCGGCAAGCACCTGCTCATGCGGGGCGAGCGGTGGACGATCCACTCGCACGCGGGCATGGATGGGCTCTGGCATGTGCTCGCGCCCGGAGGCCGCGCGCCCGTGGCGAGCCACACCATCCGCGTCGTGCTCGAGACCGCCGCGAACACGATCGTCGGCTCGAGCCTGCCGGTGCTCGAGCTGCTGCCGCGCACCGGCGACCTCGAGACGCTCGCCTACCTCGGGCCAGACCTGCTCGACCCCGCATGGGACGACGCGATGGCGGCCGAGGCCGCGCGGCGGCTGCGAGCGACGGCGGCGCCGGTCGGGGTGGCGCTGCTCGACCAGCACGCGGTGGCGGGGCTCGGCAACGTGTATCGCGGCGAGCTGTGCTTCCTGCGCGGGGTGCATCCGTCGACGCCGATCACGCAGGTCGAGGTGGAGCCGCTGGTGGCGCTCGCGCGGCGGCTGATGCTCGCGAACCGCGACCGGGTCGAGCGCACCTTCACCGGCGACACTCGCAACGGGCGGCGCACCTGGGTCTACGGGCGCGGCGGGCGGCCGTGCCTGCGGTGCGGCACGCGGATCCGCGACGCGATGCTCGGCATGGAGGACGGCATGCTGCGGCAGGTGCAGTGGTGCCCGCGGTGCCAGCCGGAGGTCAGCGCGGCGTCCACTCCCTGA